One region of Vitis vinifera cultivar Pinot Noir 40024 chromosome 1, ASM3070453v1 genomic DNA includes:
- the LOC100263874 gene encoding RNA-binding motif protein 25 isoform X1: protein MADPSTTSATVEQNPQQSEPDNPPIQLDAPPAVTPSPSRTTTSLATPVTVNPNSNSQLMSSVPQPIQQFAPPPISSGGVVLPPAPSFRPAPPPVQMLAPQFSPVPNANLQNSNFQNPNVPPPGVSPVPVMMSYQIPPPGQPPNPALRPYAPVPNGYPAIPAPGPQGAVPPPGVPRYPSPYATMVRPAFPPRPPGAIGMLPALSRPPVPGMPGVRPIMPPVVRPAIVPVAAPTEKPQTTVYVGKIASTVENDFILSLLQVCGPVKSWKHAQYPIDGTPRGLGFCEFESPEGVLRALRLLTKFNVDGQELVLNVNQATREYLERYVEKKTENSKKPQESDIEGSEKEQESVPGVEQNEILKPSLEDSKKDGNELVNKENQDNASFGIVTDEDREADREALEKLTSMMEERIKTKPLPPPPAQGAADGSENTNSELPTKSRDSDVDVMRNDAAEDDETTSENKPKSDQERLERSSPDRSRRYDRRSRERDRDRELKREKEREFDRLERERERERVRREKEREIKIERAENLYRERVKEWEYREREKEYQRQHEKEREKERERERRREISNQERDNDEDDSRKRRRRSSEVEEKRKKRQREKEEDLADRLKEVEEIAETNRRASEEEQQQQQEQQNNAVKLLALHATTGSEKEVLTDETDAQNKDKAVEQAYEGDSSHQNHIGDGILQNGTGDESAMASLAASDVRQSSNLPARKLGFGLVGSGKRTAVLSVFHEEEDDDAHKEKKMRPLVPIDYSTEELQAVQPTISGPSPSNLVAAAEFAKRITNVKDDKSDIEKERNRRAYDRSSHRDRNDEDINRARDENREKFLDRDRDREHGPEKLRTPDNKKLLDAKQLIDMIPKTKEELFSYEINWGVYDKHELHERMRPWISKKITEFLGEEEATLVDYIVSSTQEHVKASQMLELLQSILDDEAEMFVLKMWRMLIFEIKKVETGLSLRSKT, encoded by the exons ATGGCGGATCCTTCCACCACTTCTGCAACCGTTGAACAAAATCCTCAGCAATCCGAACCTGATAATCCGCCAATTCAATTGGATGCGCCACCCGCCGTAACACCATCGCCCTCAAGAACCACGACGTCGTTGGCTACACCGGTTACAGTAAACCCTAATTCCAATTCACAGCTCATGTCTTCGGTACCCCAGCCGATCCAACAGTTCGCGCCACCGCCGATCTCGTCAGGGGGCGTCGTGTTACCGCCAGCACCTTCGTTCCGGCCGGCGCCGCCACCTGTTCAGATGCTAGCCCCGCAGTTCTCTCCCGTCCCCAACGCTAACTTACAGAATTCGAATTTTCAGAACCCTAATGTTCCGCCGCCGGGAGTGAGTCCTGTGCCGGTAATGATGTCCTATCAGATTCCTCCGCCGGGGCAGCCTCCAAACCCAGCTTTGAGACCGTACGCGCCTGTGCCGAATGGCTATCCTGCTATTCCAGCACCTGGTCCTCAAGGGGCTGTGCCTCCTCCGG GAGTTCCTCGCTATCCCTCTCCTTATGCAACTATGGTTCGTCCTGCATTTCCTCCTCGTCCACCAGGAGCAATTGGGATGCTTCCTGCACTGTCACGCCCTCCTGTTCCAGGGATGCCAGGAGTTCGTCCAATTATGCCTCCTGTTGTTAGACCAGCTATTGTCCCTGTTGCTGCACCAACAGAGAAACCACAAACCACGGTTTATGTTGGCAAAATAGCATCAACagtggaaaatgattttattctCTCTCTCCTTCAA GTTTGTGGACCTGTCAAGAGTTGGAAACATGCTCAATATCCCATAGATGGAACTCCCAGAGGCTTGGGATTCTGTGAATTTGAGTCTCCTGAAGGGGTTCTCCGTGCTTTACGCCTGCTGACTAAATTCAATGTTGATGGGCAGGAACTGGTG TTAAATGTTAATCAAGCAACAAGAGAATATCTAGAGCGGTATGTTGAAAAGAAAACTGAAAACTCAAAGAAACCACAAGAATCTGACATTGAAGGATCTGAGAAAGAGCAAGAAAGTGTACCAGGTGTTGAGCAGAATGAAATTCTAAAGCCTTCTTTAGAGGACTCAAAGAAGGATGGAAATGAGTTGGTGaacaaagaaaatcaagacAATGCTTCCTTTGGGATTGTGACTGATGAAGATAGAGAAGCTGATCGTGAGGCTTTGGAGAAGCTTACGAGTATGATGGAAGAGAGGATAAAGACAAAACCACTTCCTCCCCCACCCGCACAAGGGGCTGCAGATGGTTCTGAAAACACAAACTCAGAACTGCCTACTAAGTCAAGAGATTCAGATGTGGATGTAATGAGAAATG ATGCAGCAGAAGATGATGAAACTACTAGTGAAAACAAACCTAAAAGTGATCAGGAGAGGCTTGAAAGAAGTTCACCTGACAGGAGTAGAAGATATGACAGGAGGAGCAGAGAGAGGGACAGAGACCGGGAGCTAAAACGGGAAAAGGAACGGGAATTTGACAGACTTGAGAGAGAAAGGGAGCGAGAACGAGTTAGGAGAGAGAAGGAGCGAGAGATAAAAATTGAGAGGGCTGAAAATTTATATAGGGAGCGTGTCAAGGAGTGGGAgtatagagaaagagagaaagagtaTCAGCGACAGCATGAAAAGGAGagggaaaaagaaagggaaCGGGAGCGGAGGAGGGAAATCTCAAATCAGGAACGTGACAATGACGAAGATGATTCCAGAAAAAGGAGGCGCAGGAGTAGTGAGgtagaagagaagagaaagaagaggcAAAGAGAAAAGGAGGAAGACTTGGCTGACAGATTAAAAGAGGTGGAAGAAATTGCTGAGACCAATAGGAGGGCAAGTGAGGAGGAGCAACAGCAGCAGCAGGAGCAACAAAACAATGCAGTCAAGCTTTTGGCTCTTCATGCAACTACCGGAAGTGAAAAAGAAGTTCTGACTGATGAAACTGATGcacaaaataaagataaagCTGTTGAACAGGCTTATGAGGGTGATTCAAGTCATCAGAACCATattg GTGATGGAATATTACAAAACGGCACTGGAGATGAATCGGCCATGGCATCGCTTGCTGCATCAGATGTGCGGCAGAGTAGCAATCTCCCTGCCagaaaattgggttttggtCTAGTTGGTTCTGGAAAGCGAACTGCTGTCCTGTCTGTTTTTCATGAGGAGGAGGATGATGATGCACATAAGGAGAAAAAGATGAGACCTCTGGTTCCCATTGATTATTCGACTGAAGAATTGCAGGCTGTCCAACCTACCATTTCTGGGCCATCACCATCAAATTTGGTTGCAGCAGCAGAATTTGCTAAGCGCATCACCAATGTTAAAGATGACAAGTCTGatatagagaaagaaagaaatagacgTGCTTATGATAGGTCAAGCCACCGTGATAGGAATGATGAGGATATTAATCGTGCCAGAGATGAGAACAGAGAGAAGTTTCTTGATCGGGACAGGGATCGAGAACATGGACCAGAAAAATTGAGGACTCCAGATAATAAGAAGCTTTTAGATGCCAAACAATTGATTGATATGATCCCTAAGACTAAGGAGGAGTTATTCTCATATGAGATAAATTGGGGCGTGTATGATAAG